In Nothobranchius furzeri strain GRZ-AD chromosome 18, NfurGRZ-RIMD1, whole genome shotgun sequence, a single genomic region encodes these proteins:
- the ppp2r5ca gene encoding serine/threonine-protein phosphatase 2A 56 kDa regulatory subunit gamma isoform isoform X1, producing the protein MLTCNKPEDRMVVDAPNSNGPFQPVALMHFRDVAPAEQEKLFIQKLRQCCVLFDFLSDPLSDLKWKEVKRAALSEMVEYITHNRNVITEPIYPEVVHMFAVNMFRTLPPSSNPTGAEFDPEEDEPTLEAAWPHLQLVYEFFLRFLESPDFQPNIAKKYIDQKFVMQLLELFDSEDPRERDFLKTTLHRIYGKFLGLRAYIRKQINNIFYRFIYETEHHNGIAELLEILGSIINGFALPLKEEHKIFLLKVLLPLHKVKSLSVYHPQLAYCVVQFLEKDSTLTEPVVMALLKYWPKTHSPKEVMFLNELEEILDVIEPSEFVKVQEPLFRQLAKCVSSPHFQVAERALYYWNNEYIMSLISDNAAKILPIMFPALYRNSKTHWNKTIHGLIYNALKLFMEMNQKLFDDCTQQFKAEKNKEKAKSKEREEAWSKIENLAKSNPQFFTHVDSSDLYSPVAMETDVPLIEDVQRLKKTVEEGATQLQHEQRKERTMVRRKSELPQDIYTAKALEVHRRAEEMLTSHDGL; encoded by the exons ATGTGGCCCCTGCAGAACAGGAGAAGCTCTTCATCCAGAAGCTGCGGCAGTGCTGCGTTCTTTTCGACTTCCTCTCCGACCCTTTGAGTGACCTGAAATGGAAGGAAGTGAAGCGGGCGGCCCTGAGTGAAATGGTGGAGTACATCACCCACAACAGGAATGTCATCACAGAGCCCATCTATCCAGAAGTGGTGCACATG TTTGCTGTAAATATGTTTAGGACATTGCCTCCATCATCCAACCCAACAGGAGCAGAGTTTGATCCTGAGGAGGATGAGCCAACACTTGAAGCTGCGTGGCCTCACCTCCAG CTCGTCTATGAATTTTTCCTTAGGTTTTTAGAATCACCGGACTTCCAGCCCAATATAGCAAAGAAATACATCGACCAGAAATTTGTTATGCAG CTCCTAGAACTGTTCGACAGTGAAGATCCAAGAGAGAGAGACTTCCTGAAAACGACTCTCCACCGGATCTATGGGAAGTTTCTGGGTCTGAGAGCGTACATCAGAAAACAGATCAATAACATTTTCTATAG GTTTATCTATGAAACGGAGCACCATAACGGTATAGCCGAACTACTGGAAATACTTGGAAG cataatcaaTGGTTTTGCCTTACCACTGAAGGAGGAGCACAAGATTTTCCTGTTGAAGGTTTTATTGCCTCTGCACAAAGTCAAATCACTCAGTGTCTACCATCCACAG cTGGCCTACTGTGTGGTGCAGTTTTTGGAAAAGGACAGCACTCTAACTGAGCCG GTGGTAATGGCTCTACTAAAGTACTGGCCAAAGACTCACAGTCCCAAGGAAGTGATGTTCCTCAACGAGCTGGAGGAGATCTTGGATGTCATCGAACCATCAGAGTTTGTTAAAGTTCAGGAACCTCTCTTCAGACAGCTGGCTAAGTGTGTGTCCAGCCCACATTTCCAG GTGGCCGAGAGAGCGCTGTACTACTGGAACAACGAGTACATCATGAGTCTGATCAGCGACAATGCAGCCAAAATCCTGCCCATCATGTTTCCCGCTCTGTACCGCAACTCGAAGACACACTGGAACAA GACCATCCATGGCCTCATCTACAACGCTCTGAAGCTTTTCATGGAGATGAATCAGAAGCTCTTTGATGATTGCACACAGCAGTTcaaagcagagaaaaacaa GGAGAAGGCAAAGTCAAAAGAGCGCGAAGAGGCTTGGAGCAAGATTGAGAATCTCGCCAAATCAAATCCACAG TTCTTTACACATGTTGATTCCTCTGACCTCTATAGTCCTGTAGCAATGGAGACGGATGTCCCTTTGATAGAAGATGTTCAGAGGTTAAAAAAGACAGTTGAGGAGGGCGCAACTCAG TTGCAGCACGAACAGCGAAAAGAGCGGACCATGGTGAGACGCAAATCTGAGCTGCCTCAGGATATCTACACCGCAAAAGCCTTGGAGGTCCACCGTAGAGCTGAAGAAATGTTGACCTCCCACGACGGGCTCTAG
- the ppp2r5ca gene encoding serine/threonine-protein phosphatase 2A 56 kDa regulatory subunit gamma isoform isoform X2, with translation MLTCNKPEDRMVVDAPNSNGPFQPVALMHFRDVAPAEQEKLFIQKLRQCCVLFDFLSDPLSDLKWKEVKRAALSEMVEYITHNRNVITEPIYPEVVHMFAVNMFRTLPPSSNPTGAEFDPEEDEPTLEAAWPHLQLVYEFFLRFLESPDFQPNIAKKYIDQKFVMQLLELFDSEDPRERDFLKTTLHRIYGKFLGLRAYIRKQINNIFYRFIYETEHHNGIAELLEILGSIINGFALPLKEEHKIFLLKVLLPLHKVKSLSVYHPQLAYCVVQFLEKDSTLTEPVVMALLKYWPKTHSPKEVMFLNELEEILDVIEPSEFVKVQEPLFRQLAKCVSSPHFQVAERALYYWNNEYIMSLISDNAAKILPIMFPALYRNSKTHWNKTIHGLIYNALKLFMEMNQKLFDDCTQQFKAEKNKEKAKSKEREEAWSKIENLAKSNPQLQHEQRKERTMVRRKSELPQDIYTAKALEVHRRAEEMLTSHDGL, from the exons ATGTGGCCCCTGCAGAACAGGAGAAGCTCTTCATCCAGAAGCTGCGGCAGTGCTGCGTTCTTTTCGACTTCCTCTCCGACCCTTTGAGTGACCTGAAATGGAAGGAAGTGAAGCGGGCGGCCCTGAGTGAAATGGTGGAGTACATCACCCACAACAGGAATGTCATCACAGAGCCCATCTATCCAGAAGTGGTGCACATG TTTGCTGTAAATATGTTTAGGACATTGCCTCCATCATCCAACCCAACAGGAGCAGAGTTTGATCCTGAGGAGGATGAGCCAACACTTGAAGCTGCGTGGCCTCACCTCCAG CTCGTCTATGAATTTTTCCTTAGGTTTTTAGAATCACCGGACTTCCAGCCCAATATAGCAAAGAAATACATCGACCAGAAATTTGTTATGCAG CTCCTAGAACTGTTCGACAGTGAAGATCCAAGAGAGAGAGACTTCCTGAAAACGACTCTCCACCGGATCTATGGGAAGTTTCTGGGTCTGAGAGCGTACATCAGAAAACAGATCAATAACATTTTCTATAG GTTTATCTATGAAACGGAGCACCATAACGGTATAGCCGAACTACTGGAAATACTTGGAAG cataatcaaTGGTTTTGCCTTACCACTGAAGGAGGAGCACAAGATTTTCCTGTTGAAGGTTTTATTGCCTCTGCACAAAGTCAAATCACTCAGTGTCTACCATCCACAG cTGGCCTACTGTGTGGTGCAGTTTTTGGAAAAGGACAGCACTCTAACTGAGCCG GTGGTAATGGCTCTACTAAAGTACTGGCCAAAGACTCACAGTCCCAAGGAAGTGATGTTCCTCAACGAGCTGGAGGAGATCTTGGATGTCATCGAACCATCAGAGTTTGTTAAAGTTCAGGAACCTCTCTTCAGACAGCTGGCTAAGTGTGTGTCCAGCCCACATTTCCAG GTGGCCGAGAGAGCGCTGTACTACTGGAACAACGAGTACATCATGAGTCTGATCAGCGACAATGCAGCCAAAATCCTGCCCATCATGTTTCCCGCTCTGTACCGCAACTCGAAGACACACTGGAACAA GACCATCCATGGCCTCATCTACAACGCTCTGAAGCTTTTCATGGAGATGAATCAGAAGCTCTTTGATGATTGCACACAGCAGTTcaaagcagagaaaaacaa GGAGAAGGCAAAGTCAAAAGAGCGCGAAGAGGCTTGGAGCAAGATTGAGAATCTCGCCAAATCAAATCCACAG TTGCAGCACGAACAGCGAAAAGAGCGGACCATGGTGAGACGCAAATCTGAGCTGCCTCAGGATATCTACACCGCAAAAGCCTTGGAGGTCCACCGTAGAGCTGAAGAAATGTTGACCTCCCACGACGGGCTCTAG